The Haemorhous mexicanus isolate bHaeMex1 chromosome 35, bHaeMex1.pri, whole genome shotgun sequence genome window below encodes:
- the PPP1R14B gene encoding protein phosphatase 1 regulatory subunit 14B, with product MAEPRGGPGPPVPVPVAVAVPGGAAPGQGGPRVCFAPAAAAAAAAPEEGPGRGRGKVTVRYDRRELRKRLHLEEWILGQLTALYDCPEEEIPELEIDVDELLDMESDGARSARVQEILVDCYKPTEAFVGDLLEKIRGMQKLNTPQKK from the exons ATGGCGGAGCCGCGCGGCGGCCCGGGccccccggtgccggtgccggtggcGGTGGCGGTGCCGGGCGGAGCCGCCCCCGGGCAGGGCGGGCCCCGCGTCTGCTTCGcgcccgcggcggcggcggcggcggcggcaccggAGGAgggcccggggcggggccgcgggaaGGTCACGGTGCGCTACGACCGCCGCGAGCTCCGCAAGCGCCTCCACCTGGAGGAGTGGATCCTGGGGCAGCTGACGGCGCTCTACGACTGCCCGG AGgaggagatcccggagctgGAGATCGACGTGGACGAGCTGCTGGACATGGAGAGCGACggcgcccgcagcgcccgcgTGCAG gaGATCCTGGTGGATTGCTACAAACCCACCGAG gcGTTTGTGGGGGATCTCCTGGAGAAGATCCGGGGGATGCAGAAACTCAACACCCCCCAGAAGAAATGA
- the PLCB3 gene encoding 1-phosphatidylinositol 4,5-bisphosphate phosphodiesterase beta-3 codes for MPGTTDRKRPRPRRGHAQRGHAHPARAAAAGGSFVSRSAPRVVATPTYRPSRDTPSLDHAPVPVPPPPLRPRPSDTPGPRPSWAPPPSRPADGGAAPGAGSGPGPGFCPRFCPRFCPRFCPGPGAGAGPVPSALPLEPPRVPELLVRGSKFIRWEEEPPSHTPVTLRVDPDGFFLYWTGPSAEVELLDLCSVRDTRNRALRPAPPRTPAPGTPWGWGARGSPSPAPPDRGARPRPRQPRLPHPGGRAGRGGQGVGRGSCSGWPTNILARNPSRNTLLRKAHTKLTLQLNPDGRIPVKNILRMFSADKKRAEAALESCGLGCHRGAAIPPELFPFETFWRFLSKLCLRPELDKILLEM; via the exons ATGCCGGGGACCACCGACCGGAAGCGGCCACGCCCCCGCCGGGGCCACGCCCAGCGCGGCCACGCCCACCCCgcgcgcgccgccgccgcggggggCTCCTTTGTGTCCCG CAGCGCCCCCCGCGTGGTGGCCACGCCCACTTACCGCCCATCGCGGGACACACCCAGTTTAGACCACGCCCCCGTTCCGGTTCCACCCCCCCCGTTGCGGCCACGCCCCTCGGACACACCTGGACCACGCCCCTCCTGGGCCCCGCCCCCGTCCCGTCCAGCAGATGGCGGCGCCGCTCCCGGAGCCGGgtccggtcccggtcccgggtTCTGCCCCCGGTTCTGCCCCCGGTTCTGCCCCCGGTTCTGCCCCGGGCCCGGGGCCGGTGCGGGTCCGGTCCCGTCCGCGCTCCCGCTGGAGCCGCCGCGCGTGCCCGAGCTGCTCGTGCGGGGCAGCAAATTCATCCGCTGGGAGGAG gagccccccagCCACACCCCGGTGACGCTGAGGGTCGACCCCGACGGATTCTTCCTCTACTGGACGGGGCCCAGCGCG GAGGTGGAGCTCCTGGACCTCTGCAGTGTCCGGGACACCCGCAACCGGGCGCTTCGCCCCGCGCCCCCAAG gacccccgcACCAGGGACGCCCTGGGGTTGGGGTGCCCGggggtccccctccccagcacctcctgacCGTGGTGCACGGCCCCGACCTCGTCAGCCTCGGCTTCCTCACCCTGGTGGCCGTGCAGGACGGGGAGGCCAAG GTGTGGGCAGAGGAAGCTGTTCCGGCTGGCCCACGAACATCCTGGCCCGGAACCCGTCCCGGAACACGCTGCTCCGGAAGGC gcACACCAAGCTGACGCTGCAGCTGAACCCGGACGGGCGGATCCCGGTCAAGAA CATCCTGAGGATGTTCTCGGCCGACAAGAAGCGGGCGGAGGCGGCGCTGGAGTCCTGCGGGCTGGGCTGCCACAGG GGCGCCGCCATCCCCCCGGAGCTGTTCCCCTTCGAGACCTTCTGGAGGTTTCTGAGCAAACTCTGCCTGAGGCCGGAGCTGGACAAGATCCTGCTGGAGATGTGA